The Festucalex cinctus isolate MCC-2025b chromosome 10, RoL_Fcin_1.0, whole genome shotgun sequence region CACCATCACTTTTCCAATAAAGGACTTAATAAGCTTGGGCAGCAGTGCATAAACACTCAGCCAGGCCTTTTCGTCCTGGTGCTTTTAAAACTAATGAAGGCATCACTTACATTGGTTAATTATAATCAGGTTATTGGCATTTACTTTGGTAACTGTGGACAACTCATTCAAGGTTTGTTGCTATTTAGAGCTAAAGAGGAAGTGAACgtcaaacatttcttgacaataatgttatatgtgacttcactagtctaaacgtgacattttgattaatattacatttgtggaatacgtgttaagcagcaaaatccagctgtttttatccataacAGGGGCGgctattttgtcacttgctgtcgactgaagaggacatcaatgttgctcacccgttttctgaagctgagctgtgattggttgtgacccgaaacctgagcaactgtgatgtcatcttcacccaacagcaagtagcaaaatgaccGCCTTCTGATAGATAAAAACTGCTGTATTTTGAtgctcaactcatattccaataatacaatattaaccaaaataccgcatttagactagtggggctgcatagaacttttgaaaattgttgagaatttttttgtgttgacttcccctttaagtgaCATTTCTACTTCTCATATTTTCAGTATCCTGCAGGTCCTAAATTTAACCTTTGTGGAAATGTATCGTTACTATTTTAAGATACTACAGTATGAGGTATCCTACCTTGTTGCCTGTTCCAGCACAGCAGATGCCCAAAGCCATGGCAGCACCACAACGAACATGAGGATTGTAGCTCTCTGACAAAAGGGACACAACACTCGGACACTGCTCTGGAGTTCTGAAAAGACAAGTGAAAATAATGGTGGTATTGGAGGCACAAACAAACAGTCACAAGCTGGTTTTCATACCGACATTTATCATACTATAAGTTGAAGGCTTTGTATGAAAAGTCTGTCAACACGATTTGTTCCAAAGAATGTGTTTTAGGGATTGAACAAATGAGTCAGACGAACTCAAAGCGCCACAGCCAGACTGTAGATCTAGCTGTGTTAGGGAACGTCTGTTCGGGCCATCTTTCAAAAAGAAGGAATTTGTTTCTGTACACAACCAtgacgggaaaaaaatgaaatactgtGTTTGGTATTAAGAAAAACACAATGTGATGTGATTTGCAAATCCTGTTACACTTCTAAGAGCTAAACTGGTGCAATGGAGGTGTTCCATTGTTCCAAGCTGTTGAACACATAACAGGCCTGAGTGACTACATGCTGTGGAAAGCAACAGAAGAACCTGAAGACGGAGACGGCTAAGGAGTTACTTTATTGATCGCTAAGGCAATTCTGGGATTATATATAATTCTcattgtgttgttgtgtgtttgtgtcaagCCCACATTAACAAAGAAAAGTTTCTTGCACATGCTAGCAACTGCTTCTGGACTCAAGAGTTCAAACACACCAGAGGATCAAACTTGATTCACATGGCGTTCAACAACAGATCTAGATGGCCTTTTGATTTAATTTACAGAGATCAAGTGTTCTATTCTGGTAGTCAGATGACGTCCTCCAAAACCACCTGTGATGTCCTCTGAATGTATCATTGGCCTGTTTAATTAAGTACTAAATCATGGTGCGCGTGTCTCAAATGTATCAAGAGGAGTGGCAGCAGCTGATACAGCTGTGGTTTAATCGCCCCTCCGCTCGACATATTCCAGGCCTTTGGAAGGAACATCACATAGTAAATCAAAGTGGCGGGAAAACAGCTGATCGATGTATTTGTGGCAATACTTCACAGATAAGATCTTTTAACATGCTTCCTGGCTGTGACACATTATCGTTCAAATACAGACTGGACAAACCTGGGCAGTGTTGTAATAAACAAGACATCATATAGTATGACTTTTATAGGTAAGCACTGCATGtataagaaaaatattttggcGAAAGTGTGGCTACTACCCTTTAAGGACATATAAGGGAACACACATTTACTGCTCACGTTTTTCACATTTCCGTGTGCGGAAAATAATCATCCACCATCTGTCAAGTCTTTTACATATTTCAATACCTCACATCTGCTTTTAACATCGACTGCGACTGCAAAGACCTTTGTGGCTCCAATCGTCAAAATGGTCAAAACGGAATTTTAAGTGTACAGATAGAGAGGAATGTATACCGGTAAATGCATTAACAGTTCGGTCTGCTAGTGTTTGTGTAACTTCTAATGGAGGACAGAACAGAAAATGACAAATCTAAACAGTGGGGCGACTGGGTTGAAGAAAATGACCCCCAGGAACCCACTGGCACGTGGCCACCATGAAGACATTCATATGTGACTCACCAACATTGAGGTGAGGGAGGGGGTGAGAGAGAGGGGAGCAAGAAGGAGCGATTGCAAGCTCTTTAGAGGCTGGAGAGTGAGAAGAAAAGAGGTAGGCAGAAGCCACAACATCTGAAAGTTCGAAAGCTGCGATCATGGGAGGTGATGCATAGCCAGACATTTTGGACTGAAAAGCAATCGCCCATCATGGGCATGGAGagaattgtctcatgttctcaCTTGGGAGGGCTACAAATATAATGTTGCTGTCTTGCAAGTCTTTTTGGATGGGAACCTCAAGAGCTGAAACATCTATGAGCAACTCATTCAGGAGAGGTAAGAAGCCTTTGTAAAGTTACGCAGGACATTTTAAGTGTGTTTAAGGATGTCTTCTTTTTGAATCCATCACTATACTGGATGTAGAGTTAAATAAGACTTCTTACTTGACTCGGACATTCtcagaaatatttaaggcacaCTCTTTCAGCATTTGTAATTTGGTTTtaagaaaattacattttcacaatttttacaacctataaaaaaaaattaaatgttctCACTTTTGACAACCAATTTCTGTTGTCATATTATTACTGAGAAAATATACATTTCTGTTCCAATGAAGGATCCATTTGCCATTACAGGTGGAAATAGTGGATAGCATAACCTGCCAGGGAAAACGAAGGAACATGAGGACTCCAGCTGGTGTCTCCCTGTGGAAATACTTCATGTCTATGGATTAACGATACGGGAGATTTTTTCCACAATCATCCGGAGGCTGtctgtattttattaaataatatatttcctGAGGGTATGGGGCATCCAGTGAACTGCCCCTGAGCTTTTTGGCTTACCTACCGGCCCTTCTCAGTGGCTACCTGTGACAATGCTGACCGAGCCTGCAAAACCACAAATATCAGAGCCCAAACTCACAATAAGGCCCGCTGGAACCTTCACAGCACTATGTCCCCGTCAGATGTGGCTCCACTGGAAGCTGACAGCTCGCTATCAGAAACCTATGGAGTTCAGTTAAAGTGGGCTGCCCTGCTTATTGTTTTGGTCATCATTCCCACCATTGGCGGAAACATCTTGGTTATCCTTGCAGTGTCACTGGAGAGGAAACTGCAGAATGCCACCAACTACTTCTTGATGTCACTTGCTGTGGCTGATTTACTGGTGGGACTCCTGGTGATGCCAATTGCACTGGTCACTGTCCTCTACAGTAAGTTAAATATGTATATAGAATTTATTAGTTTAGAACTGTATAAGAACAAATAACTGAAGGAAAACGATACTTTGTTGAGCTTTGTGCCTGACCTTTCAACATATTGACTTATAAGTGGTTTGACGGGAAGTatatttctacctgtttccggTTTGCAGCACTCAGCATTAGAATATACAGtaactaagtttcattattattcacaaatctgtttaaaactgtaggGAAAacggcttgttgcaacatggccctggttgatctcttatactctgctgccacctgctggccatttttgtaataagtatcattgctgcatcaaagccttctgaatgctctagtataaataaataaatcataaatacgtcttttggagcaaatgtgtaaaaaaataaaaaaataaaaataataataataataataaaaattcagaaTTTATTACTTGTAGTCATTGCCTTTAATCAGGGAGGACAACTTTCAAAGAACAAATGCCATATCTGTATGAAAAAATAAGGTTCCTAATCAGAATCCAAGATCAAACCCACAAAAATAATCCAAGGGTCACTCTCAAAAGTAAAAAGGTGCTCGAATAAAAGTTGTAAGTGCCAAATAAATGCCAGgaagtgaaaataaacattACTGTAATTCTCCAGAACATCTACAGGACTGCTGAAGAGCTTTTAGTGCTATTAACAGCCTATGCCCACTCCTCTTTCCAGCAGAGTCAAACCTcacatatataaacaaacacaGATCTTCATATTGAGACTTCTAATCCCTTGCTGGGTGATACAGCTCCCACTGACTACCCAGATCAGACCACTGcttgaaacaacaacaaaaaatgccagAAATACAACTGCTGCAAGAGGAATTTCAATAACTGTCAGTTGTGAATCGTTGTTCTCTACCATCTCTTTAGATTCTGGTTGGCCCCTTCCAGACTTCATCTGCCCCATTTGGCTCTTCCTGGACGTGCTGTTTTCAACTGCATCCATCATGCACCTGTGTGCCATCTCACTGGATCGCTACATTGCCATCAAGAAGCCCATACAGCACAGCCAGTACAAATCCAGAGCCAAGGCCATGGTCAAGATAGCACTGGTGTGGCTTATATCCATTTGTAAGCATATCACTTCACATCTTttactttcacacacacacatttcactCATCGCGGCCGCCATCTTTACAATGACAAATTTCAAACACTGGCAAGgttttgaaatacatttcttgacaaaagATCCATGGCAGACCCAGTTTATAGGCTCATAAACACAAGCCGGATGGAATAAAAGCAGATGCAATATAAACAGTTACATTCTCTGCAGCAATGGGAGGGACACTGTGTGGGTTACTTGCCGTATACCGAACAGcaaaacacaataaataaaatcaaacatcTGCGATGTTACcaacaatggggtatatgccacggaagaggagggactgtttttgcacatcagctttggttccggttcggtttgcgacgtgtgggctgcgtcaaaatacttgtgcttccgtcTTTGTGCCCTTCGGTTgcacgttcgcaacccggaccgaaaacaaactcaagtgcaaaatcacggaagttggaagtcccgcctcttccgtggtatATATACCCCATGGAGTCAAGGGGTCAACTACGGTCCGGGAGCCATTTGTGGCCTGCCATCCCTTTTTCAGCATAAATtggttttatatactgtacagcctttgtaaatatgcaaatgaactgtttgcaatttaaaaagcaacatttcaTCAAGActaatgaatagaaaaaaaaactttttttccaagCAAAAATCTGCTCTCTGTCAAGgtccaaattgtgaaaatatcacatgaaTGATTACCAAGTAACTGCTTTAATAAAGGTCATCATACGACAGTTTTTTGTTCTGAATGTAAAAATTGGATTTGGTTGCTCTTCAgtacaaaaagatgagaaatttTGGTGGGTTTGGCACTTGACTGTCCCAAACTACGGTCAAATCCTAAAACATTACTGCACAaccaatatttatgtttatgtacagcactttgtattcagcaatgcctgttcttaaaagtgctttataaataaagttgaattgttgttgttcatgaacagtttttttttttttgcttgattgactgattttggtgTGATTGAAAACTTGacgtaaaaaatgttttcaaagtggcCCTCGCATCCGTCGATTTTTCTATTGTGGCCCtcggaggaaaaagtttggacacccctgacttacGATAATATTAAAACCTGCGAGGGTCGCAAGACTAATACACATTTTCTCTTATCTTTCTCCAGGTATAGCAATCCCTATTCCAATCAAGGGTCTCCGGAACTACCAACCCAGAAACAACATTACCTTCAACAGCAACCACACATGCCAGCTTAAAACAGACACCTTCCGAGATTTCATCATGTTTGGCTCCATGGCAGCATTCTTTGTTCCACTGATCATAATGATGGTTATCTACTTTCTTACTGTCCACGTGCTGCGCAAAAAGGTTAATTTACTCAGATCAAAGGTGTTTCAGCGCTTCAGTTACCCAACAGTGTCCACATTATTCCAAAGGGAATATCCTGGGACTGCGAATAAAGTTGATCAGTTTCATGTGCTGGAAAGGATTTCTAAGATGCAAGAAAACCCCAATATAGGCACAACAAACCCTCCTAACGTTAGCGAAATCTCCTTCCGCAGAATGTCCACCATGGGGAAGAAATCAATGCAGACTCTAAGCAACGAGCAGCGCGCCTCAAAGGTGCTGGGCATAgtcttcctcctctttgtggTCATGTGGTGCCCCTTCTTCATCACTAATGTCACCTCTGTGCTATGTACCAGCTGTGATGCAAACATCATCTCCCGGCTAATGGAGATCTTTGTGTGGGTGGGCTACGTATCGTCGGGCATCAACCCGCTGGTGTACACGCTCTTCAACAAGACGTTTCGGGAGGCATTCACACGCTACATTACCTGTAATTATAAGACCTGCATACGTCGTCGGCCAGACAGACATCCAAAGGCCTCAAACGTTGCTCGGACTCTTACGAGAATTTCATTTAGATCTTCCATGGCTGAAAACTCTAAACTGTTCATGAAGAAGGGCATGAGGAATGGCATTGGGACAGTGAGCCACCCAAGTCCGCTGAGATGCCAACTACCTACACAGTCATGTAGTGGTGTTGTGTTAGACCCAATGCGCTTTGCTGATGACGACGACACAAAGCAGGAAGAATATGTGAGCCGTCTATGAAGCTACAACCATCCAATCAACAAGAAAGCACCAGGAAGTGGTTTGGATCGTGCTGAAAATCGAGTTTTTCCAAACGCATAAGTTGTACCGCCGCCAATTTCAAAAGCTGGATTGACTGGACTGTGTTTGACAGCcactttttaatgtattttcctTTCAAACTAGACCCATCTCCTGGGGTTGACCCAACAATGTGTTACAGTGCAAAACtgccaaataatgcattttgtcATCTTTTGCCACCaccaaaatgtgtttacatcaCTCAAAATATCGGAAAACAGCCCACTGTTGTCTTTCAGAAACACAAACAGCTAACAATCTACTTGTAAAAGTTTGTATCTCTTGTGTTATCATACAGACCGTTCACTACACATgaaagaacatattgtcaattaatttaaaaCTGCAAGGTCAAGAAACACTTCAACTAAACACATAATGCATGAAATTCTTCGAGGGATCATATCCATTCAATGTTTAATTCTTGCAATGTTTACATTCTGTCAGCAGTACACAacaaaatgcatttaatttgGACTATAAATGTGAAGTAATACCATCAATATGAGACCATATGTAGCTACTTTCTAATCTACATCTCTAGAgatgatacattttttatttcctaaatTGTACAGACGGGCTGAAACTGTTTTTGTATCAAATTGATCTAAATATTGTATCAAATTGATCTAAATATGTAAAGGATACATGACTAAGCACCTaaacatgctgaataaaatGTGTTGTTAAACTGAATTGTCTTCCCTCAGAAACATTCATTTGCCTAGACTGTTCACATCAACAGTTTACACCTATTAAGGCACTCTTCGCACATCAAAGCAAAAAACGACCTTTAGGACGAGGGCTCAACAGGCTTTTTGCacattatcttctgtgttgctGGAAATATGGCTCATTATTATCTGGTTTTGGAACACGGCTATAGGTAGATAGCTAAACGTCATGTTTATAAGGACTTATAAGGAATTATAAACTCTCCATCTCTCCTCTCCATCTCCAtggaaaatccatccatccgttttatGGGGGGAAATTTCTTTGGGGGGTTAaagaatgtattattttttcctctttccaaTGAATTTCAGCATACGgtggtagtagtaataataataataataattataataatatttagacTTTATAATGTACAGACAATTTTGGGACATTATTTATATTGACTGCAACATCATAGTGAAAAATGCCctataaaaaacaattacaaaaacgTAGGATAAAGTTATCATAATTTATTCTGGTCCTTACCTGAACAAGATAAAACCAATGGACTCGACAGCTGCCCTCCTGACGTCATCGTTTACGTCACTCACCTTCAGATAAAGGAAGAATACATCTCACTAATGCAAATATAGCAGCTTGTCAAACACTGCAAAGAATCTTCATACAAAATACAATAGGCCTCCTATTGATAGTAGCATGCAGATGCCATCTAGAGGACATATTTGTAGCATTACTGTGACTGGTGGGAAAAGCTGAAAGTTGTTACACCGTGAAGTGAACCAACAAACACTTACAGCAACATGTAGCAGCCGTCGGATGGCCTTGTTGTTCCCAGAGCCACAGTAAGCCATGCCAACGGTGTACATACCGGACCTCCGCAGAATGGGGTCCTAAAAATTAGAAAGGGAATACAGTGCAAACTACAATTTGATGCTCATACAACTTGGTGCCAAACACTCCACAAGAAACACCAAATTTCCTTCTATGTGGAAAATACAACAGTTTCAGAGACCTTGTCTCTGCAGAGACTCTCAATGAGGGCATCCGCCTCCTCCATGCGTCCATACATGACCAGAGCGATTCCCACCGCCAGGCCACGCAAGATTTTCTCATGCTGGGTCTCCTGCGCGTAGCCCACCATGTCCTCGATGGCCTGAGCTGATTTGGAGCCCAGCATGACAAGACCCAGGGCCAGGCCAGCAGCCTCACCTGCAAGGACACACATGATAACCAACTCTTGACGTGCAACATTTTTTGTAGGACTGTACAGTAAATCACATCAGATGcgtgaacatcatgcaaaaaaAGATAATCAGTTGAGGCCAGAGGCCggccccgtttttttttttttttttttttttttaaaacatgaccaCTTGTGTTGTTTTCACATACCAGTCACAGCATCATCCTGATACAGATTTGACTTGAGGAGATCATACACATCCTGTCTAGCAGTTCCTAAAGCAGCCAGACCGAGACCGAGAGCACCCCCATGGCGAACAATctgttaaaacaaaaagaagatgaAGCACGAGTTACACATCAGGATTTGCATGTTCAAACATTTAGAGGCCGACTTACATCATTGCTGGCGCTTTTGAGCTGACTGAGCAGGTAATCAATGATGTCTCCGCCATGATTGGCATGGATGAGGCCCAGAGCGTACAGACCTCCGCCCTCCTGGTAGGCAGAGCCAGGGGAGGTGTCTTTTGGCAGGTACGTGGCCATTAACTGAAGGGCCTCTTTTTCATGACCCTAaggaagaagaaataaaaatctAACGACAACACTACTGATGTCAATAAATTGTGTTTACTGGCTTTACCTTGTGAATGACACCAAGACTTGCTGTTGCTGTGAATTTTGCCCAGTTGGTGGCTCTGGCAAGCCATTCAAGGTTTTCTCTGTAAAAACAATGAATATGATTAAGAAACATCATTACTTGTGGATACAATTCTTATGGAACATTTTGCCCCTTGACTAAAATGCTGACCTGAGGAATTGGTCACTTGTGGTGCCAGTGTGCATGAAAGAGTTGGCTATGACAGTGGCTGTGTGGCACACTGAATTTCGGACCGCATCCTAAAATAAAATGGGAGATTTGAAATGggaattagatttaaaaaataagtaaataaacaaacacctATGAACCAacttttggtaaaaaaacaaaataaaaatatgcaaaaatccaCACAAACAATGGCATTGCTGTTTGGCATTTTGTCCATACAAATGTTTTAGGGCACAGAAAAGACTGCTTTTGGAGACATTTAAAAGTAcagatttcaatttgtgcaagGACAGACATATTGATACAATTGCATACATCACAGTGACAAAAGTATGcacttgtttattcattttatttattttgattttgcacTCGTGCTATTAGCCTACTCATTGGTCTCTTTTAAAGTCGCTGCGGACTCGCACATCACCTTTGTGTTTTTGAGGATCATCAGATCAGTGTTGTTGTTTCTAATTAGGAACTGCAAGTGCAACTCGATGGCCATCTCCCCGCTGAGGATTTTGATCATTTTGGCATTCTGGTCTTTGGGCTCTTCTTTCTATGAATGTAGTTACAAGCAAGATTATGAGTTCATGGCCAACTTCAGGTTTGTCTACAGACATACACAACAAACACTGCAGTATTATTTACCGCCTCTGTTGGTTTTCCTGCAGGGGAGCTGCCAGCTTTGTCATCTGTCTCCATTGCATCACTGGGGAAAGAAAATGGTTGATATACTGTTCACAGGTAACTAAACAAAGTGATTTACATTTAATTACAATGCAAAGGATTGGAGAGTCATTCATATTTATTCAAACTGTTTTGTTTAACTTCATGCTCACCTGTCTTTATCTGTAGTGGACACAGTGCCTGTATTAGTGGAACCAGGAACTGCTGGAATCGGTGTTCCGACCGTTCGCAGGTTTTGGATGACAGAGGAAAGGAACTGCTGGCTGGCACTCTCATACAGATCAAAACAGATCTGGTAGGCCATCAGCAAGTTTTCCTCCTTCACTAACTTTTCCAAGATGTCGCTGACAGCTTGTGGGTCATCCAGGAATATCAGGCACTAGTGTAGTAGTAGGAGAATAAAAGATTAGAGCTGAACCAGGTGCAGCGGAATGGAGTGAGCGAGTTTTGGAAGATTCACTAAAAGATAACATCAGTAGTTACCTGACAGACATTGATGAAATCAGGCCTCTCTAGGTTCATATAGAGTTTGACCAGAACCCGCAGCACCTCATTGCGGAACTTCTTATTTTGCATGAGGGACATGCACACCTTCAGACTGTAGGCAAGAAGCCCACTGACATCAGTCTGCATAGGAGGAAACATATATTTCATTTAGCAGTCATTAACACAAATCATAACTCTCATAAGAGCTACAAAGGGTTGAAAAGGAGCGTTACCGATTCTAAAATGGTCTTCTCAAACATGTCAAGGCGGCGAGTTTCCAAAGCAATGCCAATGGCCTGCTTGTACTTGTGGTCGTTGAGGCAACGCAGGAACATCTTGTTGACAATGCCCTCAAGACGAGGGTCGATAATTTTCCTCTCTTCATCCTCGGGCATCTCAGCGTTTTCCACACGCAACTTGGTGTAATGATCGATGCATTTGGCTAGCAAGAGGAAACAGCGAATCATTAGGAGGGTCACCTTCATCATTACATTTTAGTAAGAGATACTGTAGTGATAATCTTTTCTCCCTCACCAATGATGGTCTCCACATATTCAGTGTCATCAGTGACATTGAAAAGATCCCCAGCACCAAGCGCGTAGTTCAGAGATTCCTCAAAAGCGCCAAGATGATAGAAGACCTTAGAGGCCACCAGAGCAGCAAATTCT contains the following coding sequences:
- the psmd1 gene encoding 26S proteasome non-ATPase regulatory subunit 1, producing the protein MITSAAGIISLLDEEEPQLKVFALQKLDCLVNDFWAEISGSVDKIEVLYEDETFRNREFAALVASKVFYHLGAFEESLNYALGAGDLFNVTDDTEYVETIIAKCIDHYTKLRVENAEMPEDEERKIIDPRLEGIVNKMFLRCLNDHKYKQAIGIALETRRLDMFEKTILESTDVSGLLAYSLKVCMSLMQNKKFRNEVLRVLVKLYMNLERPDFINVCQCLIFLDDPQAVSDILEKLVKEENLLMAYQICFDLYESASQQFLSSVIQNLRTVGTPIPAVPGSTNTGTVSTTDKDSDAMETDDKAGSSPAGKPTEAKEEPKDQNAKMIKILSGEMAIELHLQFLIRNNNTDLMILKNTKDAVRNSVCHTATVIANSFMHTGTTSDQFLRENLEWLARATNWAKFTATASLGVIHKGHEKEALQLMATYLPKDTSPGSAYQEGGGLYALGLIHANHGGDIIDYLLSQLKSASNDIVRHGGALGLGLAALGTARQDVYDLLKSNLYQDDAVTGEAAGLALGLVMLGSKSAQAIEDMVGYAQETQHEKILRGLAVGIALVMYGRMEEADALIESLCRDKDPILRRSGMYTVGMAYCGSGNNKAIRRLLHVAVSDVNDDVRRAAVESIGFILFRTPEQCPSVVSLLSESYNPHVRCGAAMALGICCAGTGNKEAINLLEPMTNDPVNYVRQGALIASALIMIQQTEVTCPKVNQFRQLYAKVINDKHDDVMAKFGAILAQGILDAGGRNVSISLQSRTGHTHMPSVVGLLVFTQFWFWFPLSHFLSLAFTPTAIIGLNKDLKMPKVQYRSNCKPSTFAYPPALEVPKEKEKEKVSTAVLSITAKAKKKEKEKKEKEEEKMEVEVQEGEKEKEKEKKDEEKEKEKKKEAEPNFQLLENPARVMPAQLKVLNMPDTCRYQPFKQLHTGGIIIMKDTSEEEEELVEPVSAHGPKIEEEEQEPEPPEPFEYIDE
- the htr2b gene encoding 5-hydroxytryptamine receptor 2B, whose amino-acid sequence is MSPSDVAPLEADSSLSETYGVQLKWAALLIVLVIIPTIGGNILVILAVSLERKLQNATNYFLMSLAVADLLVGLLVMPIALVTVLYNSGWPLPDFICPIWLFLDVLFSTASIMHLCAISLDRYIAIKKPIQHSQYKSRAKAMVKIALVWLISICIAIPIPIKGLRNYQPRNNITFNSNHTCQLKTDTFRDFIMFGSMAAFFVPLIIMMVIYFLTVHVLRKKVNLLRSKVFQRFSYPTVSTLFQREYPGTANKVDQFHVLERISKMQENPNIGTTNPPNVSEISFRRMSTMGKKSMQTLSNEQRASKVLGIVFLLFVVMWCPFFITNVTSVLCTSCDANIISRLMEIFVWVGYVSSGINPLVYTLFNKTFREAFTRYITCNYKTCIRRRPDRHPKASNVARTLTRISFRSSMAENSKLFMKKGMRNGIGTVSHPSPLRCQLPTQSCSGVVLDPMRFADDDDTKQEEYVSRL